From a single Acidobacteriota bacterium genomic region:
- a CDS encoding LysR family transcriptional regulator, whose amino-acid sequence MDLMQLEMFVAMVEEQNFHKAAERVFRTQPALSMALRKLEQELSAPLFDRSDRNNYSLTDSGEVLYEYAKRLLNLRDEAITTLQRLHTLQSGRIRIGANESTSLYLLPQLILAFREQFPKIKIEVFRQLSTKLPTELRQRNLDVAILAYLPEGSDLESTLIVRDELVLIASPENPLAHEQRVHIRDLGGESFIAHNAHSPARQKVIDTFRKYQTPLNITTEIATMETIKKFVSMNIGLGFVPLMCVTEAVERGELVVVPLEGFHYERNLWAVRRRTEAHSHAAQAFMKVIQTMLEENLQKAAIPSINRDGDETAQIN is encoded by the coding sequence ATGGATTTAATGCAACTTGAAATGTTTGTTGCGATGGTCGAAGAACAGAATTTTCATAAAGCCGCTGAGCGTGTCTTTCGCACCCAACCGGCGCTCAGCATGGCGCTTAGAAAACTCGAACAGGAACTCAGCGCGCCGCTGTTTGACCGCTCAGACCGCAACAACTATTCGCTTACCGATAGCGGCGAAGTGCTCTATGAATACGCCAAACGCCTGCTCAATCTGCGCGATGAAGCGATAACCACTTTGCAACGCCTGCACACCTTGCAAAGCGGACGCATTCGCATCGGCGCTAATGAAAGCACCAGTCTTTACCTGTTGCCGCAACTCATTCTGGCGTTTCGCGAACAATTTCCGAAAATCAAAATCGAAGTCTTTCGCCAACTCTCGACGAAATTGCCGACCGAACTAAGGCAGCGCAATTTGGATGTCGCTATCTTAGCCTATTTGCCGGAAGGCTCTGACCTTGAATCAACCTTGATTGTGCGCGATGAACTGGTATTGATTGCCAGTCCCGAAAACCCGCTGGCGCATGAACAGCGCGTTCATATACGCGATTTGGGCGGCGAATCGTTTATTGCCCACAATGCTCATTCACCGGCGCGGCAAAAAGTTATTGATACGTTTCGCAAATATCAAACGCCTTTAAATATCACCACCGAAATCGCCACGATGGAGACGATCAAAAAATTCGTTTCCATGAATATCGGTCTTGGGTTTGTGCCGCTCATGTGCGTAACCGAAGCGGTCGAGCGCGGCGAACTGGTTGTCGTACCGCTTGAAGGCTTTCATTATGAACGCAATTTGTGGGCGGTGCGGCGGCGAACGGAAGCCCATTCACACGCGGCGCAGGCGTTTATGAAAGTCATTCAGACGATGTTGGAAGAGAATTTGCAGAAAGCCGCTATTCCATCCATCAATCGCGATGGGGATGAAACGGCACAGATAAATTAA
- a CDS encoding benzoate-CoA ligase family protein: protein MTISFPEPFNIATYYLDHNISEGRGDKVAVYYRDEQYTYSDVQQMANACGNALRSFGVEIEDRVLLVLPDSIEFVAAWFATAKIGAVISMVNTILPTSDYEYYLEYTRAKVAVVHKDVMERFTPAVAHSRFLRHILVVDTEVTGKIEGIAGYCDIHPFEQTIAEHSSELATAPTTRDDLAIWLFTSGSTGQPKAAVHLQHDMPYNTECYAKRVLGINESDITLSVPKLFFGYATGTNLLFPFAVGGATALFAERSTAEAMFAMIEKYRPTILTSVPTMINAMLQHQANSAKRYDLSSLRFCLSAGEALPPELYLRWIETFGVEILDGIGSAEMFHIYITNRPGDVKLGSLGRIVEGYTAQIVDAEGREVPTGEMGTLRIKGDSAALCYWNAHDKSKETFAGDWCTTGDQFRVDEQGYYWYAGRTDEMLKVSGMFASPTEIENCLLEHPAVAEVAVIGAMDEQGLIKPKAFIVVAEGHAANAELETDLKDMVKSRLAPYKYPRWIEFVADLPKNDRGKIDRKALKQTND from the coding sequence ATGACCATATCTTTTCCAGAACCGTTCAACATTGCAACTTATTATCTTGATCACAACATCAGCGAAGGGCGCGGCGATAAGGTTGCCGTTTACTATCGCGATGAACAATACACCTACAGCGACGTGCAGCAAATGGCGAACGCTTGCGGCAATGCCTTGCGTTCGTTTGGTGTTGAAATTGAAGACCGTGTGTTGCTTGTGCTGCCGGATTCCATCGAATTCGTCGCCGCGTGGTTTGCCACTGCAAAAATCGGCGCGGTGATTTCCATGGTCAACACCATTTTGCCGACCAGCGATTACGAATATTATCTCGAATACACTCGCGCCAAAGTCGCCGTGGTTCACAAAGACGTGATGGAACGCTTCACACCTGCGGTCGCGCATTCGCGTTTCCTCAGACACATTCTCGTTGTTGACACAGAGGTCACAGGTAAAATCGAAGGCATCGCCGGCTACTGTGATATTCACCCGTTTGAGCAAACCATCGCCGAACATTCCAGCGAACTGGCAACCGCGCCGACGACCCGCGACGACCTCGCTATCTGGCTTTTTACATCAGGTTCGACCGGGCAACCGAAAGCCGCCGTTCATCTGCAACACGATATGCCTTACAACACCGAGTGCTACGCCAAACGGGTGCTTGGTATCAACGAATCGGACATCACGCTTTCAGTCCCGAAATTATTTTTCGGTTACGCGACCGGAACCAATCTACTGTTTCCATTTGCGGTCGGCGGCGCAACCGCGCTGTTTGCCGAGCGTTCAACTGCCGAAGCCATGTTCGCAATGATTGAAAAATATCGCCCGACGATTTTAACCAGCGTACCGACCATGATTAACGCCATGCTGCAACATCAAGCGAACAGCGCGAAGCGTTATGATTTGTCGAGTCTCAGGTTTTGTTTATCGGCGGGTGAAGCCCTGCCGCCCGAACTCTATTTGCGTTGGATTGAGACTTTCGGCGTAGAGATTTTAGACGGCATCGGTTCTGCCGAAATGTTTCATATCTACATCACCAATCGTCCGGGCGATGTCAAACTCGGCAGCCTCGGTCGCATCGTCGAAGGCTACACCGCGCAGATTGTTGACGCAGAAGGGCGCGAAGTGCCGACCGGCGAAATGGGGACGCTGAGAATCAAAGGCGATTCGGCGGCGCTTTGTTATTGGAACGCGCACGACAAGAGCAAAGAGACCTTTGCGGGCGATTGGTGTACGACCGGCGACCAGTTTCGCGTCGATGAACAGGGTTATTACTGGTATGCCGGGCGCACCGATGAAATGTTGAAGGTGAGCGGCATGTTTGCTTCGCCCACAGAGATTGAAAATTGTCTGCTCGAACACCCGGCAGTCGCCGAAGTTGCGGTTATCGGCGCGATGGATGAACAAGGCTTAATCAAACCGAAAGCCTTTATTGTGGTCGCCGAAGGTCACGCGGCAAACGCAGAGTTGGAAACGGATTTAAAAGATATGGTGAAGAGTCGCCTGGCGCCTTACAAATACCCGCGCTGGATTGAATTTGTCGCCGACCTTCCGAAAAATGATCGCGGCAAGATTGACCGAAAAGCTTTGAAACAGACGAATGATTAA
- a CDS encoding four helix bundle protein — translation MSGNRIEQFEDFIAWQKARALTSFIYKVTEEGKFARDYGLKDQIRRASVSIMSNIAEGFERGKATEFHQFLSIAKASCAEFRSQLYVALDAGYLEKPAFDSLMTKAKELGQIIGGLRASVQRRRDEL, via the coding sequence ATGAGTGGAAACAGGATAGAACAATTTGAAGATTTTATCGCCTGGCAAAAAGCTCGGGCGTTGACCTCATTCATTTATAAAGTTACTGAGGAAGGAAAATTTGCGCGGGATTATGGCTTGAAAGATCAAATTCGCAGAGCCTCAGTCTCGATCATGTCAAACATCGCTGAAGGGTTTGAGCGAGGAAAAGCTACAGAGTTTCATCAATTTCTTTCGATTGCCAAAGCGTCCTGTGCCGAATTCCGTTCGCAACTTTATGTTGCATTAGACGCGGGATATTTAGAGAAACCAGCTTTTGATTCATTGATGACAAAAGCAAAAGAATTAGGACAGATAATCGGAGGATTACGCGCATCTGTTCAGAGGCGACGTGATGAACTCTAA
- a CDS encoding P1 family peptidase — MKKSTTKKVVRLKVKKLQNAITDVAGIAVGHAANEEARTGCTVILCNAEGAVCGVDVRGAAPGTRETDLLDPSNLVDRVHAVLLSGGSAFGLDAATGVMKFLEERGIGFDTGVARVPIVPAAVIFDLAVGAANIRPDSVMGYLACMNATSERVAEGAVGAGTGAMVGKILGLSNASPGGVATASMKLASGATVGVLVVVNAFGDIVDPTSGEILAGARFPNGRGFLNTQRAIEQGLPQRGGRGSAQAKAKNREKGELKNVSRKLSAISKHPFASGIENTTLAVVATDAKLTKAEARKVAQMAHDGLARAIRPIHTMFDGDTIFALSTGAMQSDVTTLGTVAAELLTKAIVQVANLKL, encoded by the coding sequence ATGAAAAAATCAACTACGAAAAAAGTTGTGCGATTGAAAGTTAAAAAATTGCAAAATGCGATTACCGATGTCGCAGGCATCGCGGTCGGTCACGCCGCCAACGAAGAAGCGCGTACCGGCTGCACGGTGATTTTATGTAATGCTGAAGGGGCGGTCTGCGGCGTTGACGTGCGCGGCGCGGCACCCGGCACGCGCGAAACCGATCTGCTCGACCCGTCGAATTTAGTTGACCGCGTCCATGCGGTTTTGCTTTCGGGCGGCTCGGCTTTTGGACTGGATGCCGCAACTGGCGTGATGAAATTTCTGGAAGAGCGCGGCATCGGCTTCGACACAGGGGTAGCGCGCGTGCCGATTGTTCCGGCGGCGGTGATTTTCGATTTAGCAGTGGGCGCGGCAAACATTCGCCCCGATTCGGTGATGGGTTATCTCGCCTGTATGAACGCGACGAGTGAACGGGTTGCCGAAGGCGCGGTTGGCGCGGGCACAGGCGCGATGGTCGGGAAAATTTTGGGGTTGTCGAATGCGTCGCCGGGTGGTGTGGCAACGGCTTCGATGAAACTCGCATCGGGAGCGACCGTCGGTGTGCTGGTGGTGGTTAATGCTTTTGGCGATATTGTTGATCCGACGAGCGGCGAAATTTTAGCGGGCGCAAGGTTTCCCAACGGGCGTGGCTTTTTGAATACGCAGAGAGCCATTGAACAGGGCTTGCCGCAAAGAGGGGGCAGAGGTTCCGCACAAGCAAAAGCGAAGAATAGAGAGAAGGGTGAATTAAAAAATGTTTCGCGCAAGCTCTCGGCGATTTCAAAACATCCGTTTGCTTCGGGAATAGAAAACACCACGCTGGCAGTTGTGGCGACCGATGCGAAACTCACGAAAGCCGAGGCTCGCAAAGTCGCACAGATGGCGCATGACGGACTGGCGCGTGCCATCCGCCCGATTCACACCATGTTTGACGGCGACACCATTTTCGCGTTATCAACCGGCGCGATGCAAAGTGACGTGACCACCCTTGGCACTGTCGCCGCAGAGCTATTAACCAAGGCGATTGTTCAAGTGGCAAACCTTAAACTGTAA
- the dusB gene encoding tRNA dihydrouridine synthase DusB — translation MNAVREMFIGNVRINPALVLAPMAGVTDSSFRRLIKELTGVGLIVTEFISVEGLTRGNMRTHRMMRFLPEERPLSIQIFGYDEERMAMAAEIIEEAGADIVDINCGCPAKKVVKGGGGSSLLRDLPQLEKILLTIRRRVKIPVTMKLRTGWDDSSINAIEVAKIVEGSGGNMVAIHGRTRMQGYSGRANWEVIAAVKQAVNIPVIGCGDVINAEQAVARFKQTAVDAVMIGRGAIANPWIFRQTVDLMEGRDIYQPGLGEKQQVLHRYYELLKDEMPERALSGKLKQMCGYFTHGLAGGARLRERVFHSPTITEIFDQIDAYFASMIERGCPPDVHHNADDYKHAHARDPKTAEFTRSADVTV, via the coding sequence ATGAATGCAGTTCGTGAAATGTTTATCGGCAATGTGCGCATCAATCCGGCGCTGGTCTTAGCGCCAATGGCTGGCGTCACCGATTCCTCTTTTCGTCGCCTGATTAAAGAACTCACCGGCGTCGGGTTAATCGTCACCGAGTTTATTTCCGTCGAAGGACTCACACGCGGCAATATGCGGACGCACCGCATGATGCGGTTTTTGCCGGAAGAGCGCCCGCTGTCGATTCAGATTTTCGGTTACGACGAAGAGCGCATGGCAATGGCTGCGGAAATCATCGAAGAAGCAGGCGCAGACATCGTTGATATCAATTGCGGTTGCCCTGCTAAAAAAGTGGTGAAAGGCGGTGGCGGTTCGTCGCTGCTTCGCGATTTGCCGCAACTCGAAAAAATCCTTCTCACGATTCGTCGCCGGGTGAAAATTCCTGTGACCATGAAGCTTCGCACAGGCTGGGACGACAGCAGCATCAATGCCATCGAAGTCGCGAAAATCGTCGAAGGCAGCGGCGGCAATATGGTTGCGATTCACGGGCGCACCAGAATGCAAGGTTATAGCGGACGCGCCAATTGGGAGGTGATTGCGGCGGTCAAACAGGCAGTGAACATTCCAGTCATCGGTTGCGGTGATGTAATCAATGCCGAACAAGCCGTTGCGCGATTCAAGCAAACAGCGGTTGACGCAGTGATGATCGGGCGCGGCGCGATTGCCAACCCGTGGATATTTCGCCAGACCGTCGATTTGATGGAAGGGCGCGATATTTATCAACCGGGGTTAGGCGAAAAGCAACAGGTTCTGCATCGCTATTACGAACTCCTGAAAGACGAAATGCCGGAACGCGCATTGAGTGGCAAGTTGAAACAGATGTGCGGCTATTTCACACACGGACTTGCGGGCGGCGCGCGACTTCGCGAACGGGTCTTTCATTCGCCAACCATCACCGAGATATTCGACCAGATTGATGCCTATTTCGCTTCAATGATTGAGCGCGGCTGTCCGCCCGATGTGCATCACAACGCCGATGATTATAAACACGCGCACGCCCGCGACCCGAAAACCGCCGAGTTCACGCGCAGCGCGGATGTTACAGTTTAA
- a CDS encoding DUF1592 domain-containing protein: MSRKLLARLLIVLSPLVWLMIAPPTEHAQKTASAITFDKTIQPFLAANCYACHNAKVKSGGLNLEAYKTRQSVAQNRASWEPIAEKLRTGEMPPQGVPRPNKVEVEKVVNWITSELAHGAWMTKPNPGRVTARRLNRAEYNNTVRDLLGVGLRPADDFPQDDSGYGFDNIGDVLSLSPVLMEKYFAAAERVARTAVFGQALIKPTLVRKGAIGQRIMPRNTPLFDYDLTGLSLPNGLQTTYRFPVDGEYNLRSFLGGIRPAGSEALQIALWIDGEQVKVVTFDPDGVASFAQDRQEFWGMAQDFRTRITAGEHWLAVSILRLYEGLPPAYKGPNPSKKPTPPPPVFKAPPNLPPERVEELRKAFEARRAEVIPANDARITAIEIGGPYEQPRGPSAVSRKLIYSCGHVDGHHQADCERKIIANLARRAYRRPVTPEEINQLVNLSSLARQRGDSFEEGLTLALEAMLVSPHFLFRIEKDQATTAQTARPLNDYELASRISYFLWSSMPDDELLRLAEQKLLRKPEVLAAQIRRMLQDAKSFALVENFGGQWLELRKLESVNPDRNRFPEFDEYLRRSMRRETELFFDYIIRNDQSILDFIDGNYTFVNERLAKFYKLDEVNGADFRKVALTGTERGGVLTQASVLTVSSYATRTSPVLRGRWILENLLNAPPPPPPPDVPNLDEAKIGKSISLREQLEQHRKNATCAACHARMDPLGFGLENFNAIGAWRTEDGKFPIDSTGTLPDGRTFKGAGQLKALLKADRNAFAEGLTEKLLTYALGRGLEAYDKPAVKKIAARVTADNYRFSSLVLEIIKSLPFQMRRGD; this comes from the coding sequence ATGAGCAGAAAGCTTCTAGCCCGATTGTTGATAGTTTTATCCCCGTTGGTGTGGCTGATGATTGCCCCGCCAACCGAGCATGCGCAAAAAACCGCAAGCGCCATTACTTTCGATAAAACCATTCAACCTTTTTTAGCCGCCAATTGTTACGCTTGCCATAATGCCAAAGTTAAATCGGGAGGCTTGAATCTCGAAGCTTATAAAACGCGCCAGTCGGTCGCGCAAAACCGCGCAAGCTGGGAACCTATCGCAGAGAAATTGCGCACCGGCGAGATGCCGCCGCAAGGCGTGCCGCGACCAAATAAAGTTGAGGTTGAAAAAGTCGTCAACTGGATTACGAGTGAACTGGCGCATGGCGCGTGGATGACCAAGCCCAATCCCGGTCGCGTCACAGCGCGCCGTCTGAATCGCGCCGAATATAACAACACCGTGCGTGATTTGCTGGGCGTGGGTCTGCGCCCCGCCGATGATTTTCCCCAGGACGATTCCGGTTATGGGTTCGATAACATCGGCGATGTGCTGTCGCTTTCACCTGTGCTGATGGAAAAATATTTCGCCGCCGCAGAACGTGTCGCTCGTACAGCAGTGTTCGGACAAGCGTTAATCAAGCCGACGCTGGTGCGCAAAGGCGCAATCGGACAACGCATCATGCCGCGCAACACGCCTTTATTCGACTATGACCTCACCGGACTCAGCCTGCCGAACGGCTTGCAGACGACTTATCGTTTTCCGGTGGATGGTGAATATAATCTGCGCAGCTTTTTGGGCGGCATTCGTCCAGCCGGGTCAGAAGCTTTGCAAATCGCTTTATGGATAGATGGTGAGCAGGTCAAAGTTGTTACCTTCGATCCTGATGGGGTCGCGTCGTTTGCCCAGGATAGGCAGGAATTCTGGGGCATGGCACAGGATTTCCGCACGCGCATCACTGCCGGTGAGCATTGGCTGGCGGTTTCAATTCTGCGCCTCTACGAAGGGTTGCCGCCCGCTTACAAGGGACCCAATCCATCAAAGAAACCAACGCCGCCACCGCCTGTATTCAAAGCGCCGCCGAATCTGCCGCCGGAACGAGTTGAAGAACTCAGAAAAGCTTTTGAAGCGCGCCGCGCCGAAGTGATACCGGCAAATGATGCGCGCATCACCGCCATTGAAATTGGCGGTCCCTACGAACAACCGCGAGGACCTTCGGCAGTGAGTCGCAAGTTAATTTACAGTTGCGGGCATGTTGACGGTCATCATCAAGCGGATTGTGAGCGGAAGATTATTGCGAATCTCGCGCGTCGCGCTTATCGTCGTCCGGTCACGCCGGAAGAAATCAATCAATTGGTAAACCTCAGTTCATTAGCCAGACAACGCGGCGATTCATTTGAAGAAGGGCTTACCCTGGCGCTTGAAGCGATGCTGGTTTCGCCGCATTTTCTCTTTCGCATCGAAAAAGACCAGGCGACAACGGCGCAAACCGCGCGTCCGTTGAATGATTATGAACTGGCTTCACGCATCAGCTATTTTCTGTGGAGCAGTATGCCCGATGATGAATTGCTGCGATTGGCTGAACAAAAGTTACTCAGAAAACCCGAAGTGCTCGCAGCGCAAATCAGACGTATGCTACAGGACGCGAAATCCTTTGCGCTGGTGGAAAATTTCGGCGGGCAGTGGCTGGAACTCCGCAAACTGGAATCGGTCAACCCAGACCGTAACCGCTTTCCCGAATTCGATGAATACCTGCGCCGCTCGATGCGTCGCGAAACCGAATTATTTTTTGATTACATCATTCGCAATGACCAGAGCATCCTCGATTTCATTGATGGCAACTACACCTTTGTGAATGAGCGACTGGCAAAATTTTATAAACTCGATGAGGTGAATGGCGCAGATTTTCGCAAAGTCGCGCTGACCGGCACAGAGCGCGGCGGCGTACTCACGCAAGCCAGTGTGCTCACGGTTTCATCCTATGCGACGCGCACTTCGCCTGTGCTTCGCGGTCGTTGGATTTTGGAAAATCTGTTGAATGCGCCGCCACCGCCACCGCCGCCCGATGTGCCAAACCTCGATGAAGCGAAAATCGGCAAATCGATTTCACTACGTGAACAATTGGAACAGCATCGCAAAAATGCGACCTGCGCCGCCTGCCATGCGCGAATGGACCCGCTGGGGTTTGGACTCGAAAATTTCAACGCCATCGGCGCGTGGCGCACCGAGGATGGTAAATTTCCGATTGACTCGACAGGCACGCTGCCTGATGGCAGGACTTTTAAAGGTGCCGGGCAACTCAAAGCGCTGTTGAAAGCTGACCGCAATGCCTTTGCCGAAGGCTTGACGGAAAAATTATTGACCTATGCGCTGGGACGCGGGCTTGAAGCCTATGATAAACCGGCAGTGAAAAAGATTGCCGCTCGCGTGACTGCCGACAATTATCGTTTTTCCAGTCTGGTGCTGGAAATTATCAAAAGCCTGCCGTTTCAAATGCGAAGAGGAGATTGA
- a CDS encoding DUF1552 domain-containing protein, translating into MIITRKHLPRRIFLKGVGTAIALPMLDAMTPALALPNQMKARTPVRLAFVYVPNGIVMKDWTPKTAGKDFEFTRILKPLEAFREDLLVLSGLDDHNGNALGDGPGDHARAGAAILTGVHCKKTAGADIHNGISADQVAAKAIGAKTRLASMELGCEDSRTVGNCDSGYSCAYTNSISWRSETTPMPPEVNPRNAFERLFGTNDYSLNAETRARRAEYRKSILDLVREDSEKLSKSLGQADRRKIDEYLTAVREVEKQIAAAENDNAQVNPTIEKPAGIPATFREYAKIMFDLQLVAFQSDITRISTLMLGREGSMRVYPEIEVPDPHHPLTHHRNNAEWIERVTKINCLHTELFAYFLQRLKSTKEGEGTLLDHSMIVYVSGLSDGNRHTHEELPVILAGRGDGKLQPGCHMVYKRGTPITNLYMNLLEHLGVQVERLGDSTGKLAQLTEG; encoded by the coding sequence ATGATCATCACCCGCAAACATCTGCCGCGACGAATATTTTTAAAAGGCGTGGGAACCGCGATTGCCTTGCCGATGCTCGATGCGATGACGCCTGCACTGGCGTTGCCCAATCAAATGAAAGCCCGGACGCCTGTTCGTTTAGCTTTTGTCTATGTGCCAAACGGCATCGTCATGAAAGACTGGACGCCGAAAACCGCTGGCAAAGATTTTGAGTTCACGCGAATTTTGAAACCACTTGAAGCCTTTCGCGAAGATTTGCTGGTGCTTTCGGGACTCGATGACCACAACGGCAATGCGCTTGGCGACGGTCCGGGCGACCACGCGCGCGCCGGTGCAGCGATTTTAACCGGTGTGCATTGCAAAAAAACTGCGGGCGCAGATATTCATAACGGCATTTCTGCCGACCAGGTCGCGGCAAAAGCCATAGGCGCAAAGACTCGTCTGGCATCAATGGAACTCGGTTGCGAAGATTCGCGCACTGTGGGCAATTGCGATTCGGGGTACAGTTGCGCTTATACCAACAGCATTTCCTGGCGCAGCGAAACCACGCCGATGCCGCCCGAAGTCAATCCGCGCAACGCATTTGAACGATTGTTCGGGACAAATGATTACAGCCTCAATGCCGAAACCCGCGCCAGACGGGCAGAATATCGTAAGAGCATCCTTGATTTGGTTCGCGAAGATTCCGAGAAACTGAGCAAGAGTCTAGGGCAGGCAGACCGTCGCAAAATTGACGAATACCTCACCGCAGTGAGAGAAGTTGAAAAGCAAATCGCTGCTGCCGAAAACGATAATGCACAGGTCAATCCGACGATTGAAAAACCCGCAGGCATTCCCGCGACGTTTCGTGAATATGCGAAAATCATGTTTGACCTGCAACTGGTGGCTTTTCAATCCGACATCACGCGCATCTCTACGTTGATGCTCGGTCGTGAAGGCAGCATGCGCGTCTATCCCGAAATTGAAGTCCCAGACCCACATCATCCGCTTACCCATCATCGCAATAATGCCGAGTGGATCGAGCGAGTCACGAAAATCAATTGTCTGCACACAGAATTATTCGCCTATTTTCTGCAACGGCTCAAATCCACAAAAGAGGGCGAAGGCACATTGCTCGACCATTCGATGATTGTTTATGTCAGTGGTCTAAGCGATGGCAATCGACACACGCACGAAGAGTTGCCGGTGATTTTGGCGGGACGCGGCGATGGCAAACTTCAACCCGGATGCCATATGGTTTACAAAAGAGGCACGCCAATTACCAATTTGTATATGAATTTGCTTGAACACTTGGGCGTTCAAGTTGAGCGCCTTGGCGACAGCACCGGTAAACTCGCGCAGCTTACGGAAGGGTAA
- a CDS encoding SMP-30/gluconolactonase/LRE family protein, whose translation MKTATVVLLFLFVFPLTTFTQTQPPQENYPLSADSKPQPGVPKGEVLKFSFAKSKIFPGTYRDYWVYVPAQYSPDKPACVLVNQDGLQYDAPTVFDNLIHKKEMPITIGIFVMHGRVLAADSNTALDRFNRSFEYDGLGDNYVRFLLEELLPEVESKKTSDGRAIRLSKSGNDRAISGQSSGAICAFTVAWERPDAFTRVFSAIGTYVGLRGGDRYATLVRKYEPKPIRIFLQDGANDLNIYAGDWWMANQTLERALVFAGYEVQHLWGEGAHNGKHATAIFPDAMRWLWKDWPQPVKAGQSKNATLTAILAPNETWQLVSEGYGYSEGAAVNSKGEVFFNDVAKNKTYKIGLDGKVGEAFADAKKSNGQAFGPDGKLYAVAGIDQKIFAFDADGKAKLIADKIACNDIVVAHNGNIYVTNPPLGNANESSNVWLIKPTGERLLVDSGLKYANGITLSPDQTLLYVTDYRSHWIYSYSIKPDGSLQYKQRYYWLHVPDTDDESAADGIRADRDGRLYVASALGVQVCDQAGRVQCILPTPNGKVSNLCFGGENFDTLFATCGDKIYKRKLNVKGAQSWAAPIKPAPPRL comes from the coding sequence ATGAAAACTGCAACTGTCGTGCTCCTGTTTTTATTTGTCTTTCCTTTAACCACTTTCACACAAACGCAACCACCGCAGGAAAATTATCCGTTAAGCGCGGATTCCAAACCGCAACCCGGCGTGCCGAAAGGCGAAGTGCTCAAATTCAGTTTTGCTAAATCGAAAATTTTTCCCGGCACCTATCGCGATTACTGGGTCTATGTGCCGGCTCAGTATTCGCCCGATAAACCCGCCTGTGTGTTGGTCAATCAAGATGGCTTGCAATACGATGCGCCAACGGTTTTCGATAATTTGATTCACAAAAAAGAAATGCCCATCACCATCGGCATATTCGTAATGCACGGGCGCGTGCTTGCCGCCGATAGTAACACCGCGCTTGACCGCTTCAATCGCAGCTTTGAATATGACGGACTCGGCGATAACTATGTGCGTTTTTTGCTTGAAGAATTGTTGCCTGAAGTGGAGAGCAAAAAAACTTCGGATGGACGAGCGATTCGCTTATCTAAAAGCGGCAATGACCGCGCCATCAGCGGGCAAAGCAGCGGGGCAATCTGCGCCTTTACGGTGGCGTGGGAACGACCCGATGCTTTTACTCGCGTCTTCAGTGCCATCGGTACTTATGTAGGACTGCGCGGCGGCGACCGTTACGCAACACTCGTTCGCAAATACGAACCGAAACCGATTCGCATTTTTTTACAGGATGGCGCAAACGATTTGAACATTTATGCGGGCGATTGGTGGATGGCAAATCAAACCCTGGAACGCGCGCTAGTGTTTGCCGGCTACGAAGTGCAACACCTCTGGGGCGAAGGCGCGCATAATGGCAAACACGCGACGGCAATTTTCCCTGATGCCATGCGCTGGCTTTGGAAGGATTGGCCTCAGCCTGTTAAAGCCGGACAATCGAAAAACGCCACGCTTACGGCGATTCTCGCGCCCAATGAAACCTGGCAACTGGTCAGCGAAGGTTACGGCTACAGCGAAGGCGCGGCGGTCAACTCTAAAGGCGAAGTGTTTTTCAATGATGTAGCAAAAAATAAGACCTACAAAATCGGACTGGACGGAAAAGTAGGCGAAGCGTTTGCCGATGCAAAAAAGAGCAACGGGCAGGCATTTGGTCCTGACGGCAAACTTTATGCGGTCGCGGGCATTGACCAGAAAATTTTCGCTTTTGACGCCGATGGCAAAGCCAAACTGATTGCCGATAAAATTGCCTGCAATGATATTGTGGTCGCGCACAATGGCAACATCTATGTCACCAATCCGCCGCTCGGCAACGCGAACGAATCGAGCAACGTCTGGCTCATCAAGCCGACAGGTGAAAGGCTGTTGGTGGACAGCGGGTTGAAATACGCCAATGGCATCACCTTATCGCCCGACCAGACCTTGCTTTATGTCACCGATTATCGTTCGCACTGGATTTATAGTTATTCAATAAAACCGGATGGATCGTTGCAATACAAGCAGCGATATTACTGGTTGCATGTGCCCGACACCGATGATGAAAGCGCTGCCGATGGCATTCGCGCAGACCGCGACGGCAGGCTGTATGTGGCGTCGGCTTTAGGTGTGCAGGTGTGCGACCAGGCTGGACGTGTGCAATGCATTTTGCCAACGCCCAACGGCAAAGTTTCAAATCTCTGTTTTGGTGGCGAGAATTTCGATACCTTGTTTGCCACCTGTGGCGACAAAATTTATAAACGCAAATTGAATGTCAAAGGCGCGCAAAGTTGGGCTGCGCCCATCAAACCCGCTCCACCGCGATTGTAA